The window ACACCGTAATATTTGTTTATAACACACATTTAGCAAAACTGTTTTACAGAAACTGTAAGGTTTTCTGGCAAGTTTTATAGTGAGCTCAAGATGTGATATTACAAACAATGGTCACCACACTGCTTGCAAAATACAACTCTTTAAGTTGTCACCAATTTTCTTATTGCTTGTTGCTACAAGTGAAATACATAGTAGAATTTCTCTTAAATTGCCTTCCCAAATTGTGAAAAGGTTTTGTGTTCCTATTAACAGGTGAGAGGATCTTGGAAACAGAAGTGTCTGAACCTCTCTGACTATCATAGGCATCATTAGAGGCCATGCTTTGGGTGCTTCCACCTTCTGAAATTAGATAGATGGCAACCTGGAAGAGGGCCTTCACAATCGTGGCACcagaactctggaactctctccccagggagattcatgtCCCCTTCTGGTATCCTCTTCCATCAGgggttaaaaacatttttgttccATCTGGTGTTCCCTCACTAATCCTTCTTTCCTGGTCTGTTTTAATTGCTGTCTTTACTGTTTTGTATGTGCATTTTAGCTTTGGCTTTAATTGTTTTAACAATGTGCGGCATTTAGTTTTAATGTTTAAGGcatgtttttattatgcatgttttcaGTTTGCTAGCTACCTTGGGGGCCCTAAAAAGGgtggaaaggtagggtataaaatTTGTTAATAAATATCTAGGGAACGCCTTTACCAACAACACAAAACACAATTTAAGAAAGGTTCTGAGATGTTGCAGGAAAAATTTTTACAAGCAGTCAAAAACTTAGTCAGACTTAAGAGGTATGTGTGCAAGTGGGGTGATGCTCATCCAATGCTCTACGAGAGAAACATCCTTATTTAACAGGATGTGTTGAAGGATGGATCTTTTCTGTAATTCAAGCTACTTTGACAGTCAGCAGCAGAATACttacaataaaataaacacatgTAAGGCCTTAAGAGCATAGATACCTGACCTCAGCTCAAAAAGAGGAACAGAAGTCACCTGTTTATACTTTCCTATACAATACAGATTGTAACCAGGACCTTTAGTTTCACCCACAAATGATAAGGCAGAATTAACATCTTACCATGTCAGGCGTCACATTGTTCTTTATATACTGCGAGAACTGTTTTTTGTAAGCGTCCTCGTCCTCCTCCATCAAGTAACGCATGTAATCTGCAACGTTCTGGCCCATGATGTGCTTGCGGTGGACCTCTGCGTTAAATTCTTTGCTCTCTGAGTCATACCCAGGAAAGCGCTTGGTACTACAAGACAGAAGTGGAACAACATTCAGCAAGTTGTGGGAAGGATGCTGCCTAGAGCAGTCATCTCATCCGGTTTTTCCAAGCTAATCACATGGATTGAGAGTCTCAGCCACCATCAGTCCCGTCTTGAAACACCAACATCCATCATACACATGCCAAGGACCAACTACAGAATGCTCAGGCAGTGGGATAtcatcacacagtggccaagtttaccaaagcaagaaaaagaagcagACAATTTTTGGAACACTATGATTAGGATTGGAGGACTATCTATGCTTCTATTCTGTCTATCTCTTAAACACTCTTTTGCCCAAGTGTAAAACCTGTATAGAAGGCAAGCAGACTCAGACTTTTGCTAATTATGGCAGAAGTCAAATGCACCAAACTCCATCTATGACATGCAAGTTCTACTATTAGGTTTCTAACTAAAGTGGACCAGCAGAGACCTGCATTTCATGAGGAGATACATGAACAAAGGAAAAATTACCTATGTGGAATTGACAGACCACCATCCACAGCTCCTTTTAGGGCCCCAAAGACCTTGTTCCCAGTGGTAGTTCGAGCCAGACCTGCATCCAAGTAGCACGTAAAGGCACCAGGTTGCCCATCCACACTTTCCACATTATATTCATCACCTGTCACTTCGACTTGGCCTTCATAGATCTTGTCAAGGCCAAATTTGTTCAGAAGCTGCAAGAGAATTTTTTTCCAACAGATCCGGGATTTTGCAGAAAGAACTAAAGATTTTTCAGTGAAAGCATTCTACAGTGCATCAGACACAGCAAGTAAGCAGATTGAAACCCCTCTTAAGAGCCAACTGTGGGTGGAATAAAAAGACAGTGTGCAACACCAAGCACAAAGTGCTTCAAAGAAAAAGTTCACGTTTACAGACACTAATAACATCTGAGAAACTGGTCTTGTTCAGGacacaaaaaatgttacataccagCATACACATTTTAGGACCCTACTGCCTGGaattttcccagtcctgctctgtgGCAATTAGTGAGGCAGGAATATTGTCTTAAAAGGTAAAGGAATATGCTTTATGAAGCCATGTAGTTTTACCATTTTCAGTACACTCCAACCTTTCCTATTATGGCAGTATTAACTTATTCATGGAAATGAAGCTTGCTATAATTCCCCGCTCTGTTACAATGCCAATGACTGCAAGTAAAGAAGAATATTTCAGGGGCTACAGAGAAGTGGAGCCTCCCACTGAACAAATCCCGTTTTTgctgaaataaattattttacttCTATCACATCAGTAAGTCATTCCCCAAGTCTGTCCAAAAATTGTTGGTAACTGTTAATTCATTCAGATAAAaaattattccatcccatcccccaACCAACACTACACTTGCTGCACCAAAGAAACAGGAACAGAATCCTAAACTTGCTGTTCTGCACCCATCCCTTCTAACCCAATGTTTATTTCTTGATCAATTTATCTTTATAAGACATCGGCTTAATACACACAGGCCCTGTATTTACACTTGACAAAATCTAACAAGGCACAGACGGAGTATTGATTTTCTAATCTCATTTCTCTAAGGTGGTATTATGAAACTGCAATGTCAACAGGACTGTGGTTCTTAAGTCCCTCATCTTAATTTGTGTCCCATAAGAGTCTGAGAAGGCCGGAATCACTCTGAACATTGACAGATACATACCCTGCGGGCCAGCAGCAGGCCCGTGCAATAGGCAGCAGCATAGTTGGTCAAGCCTACTTTCACACCATACTTTGGCAGCTCGTGAGCGTATGCTGCACAGACAATCATGTCGCCTTCAATTCTAGCATACGCAATCTGACAACAAAAGCAGCATTAGTGACTGCAAACAGCAATCCAAAGTAATATTCAACACTGTACATTCTAAGATTCCCACCAAGCCTAGCAGATTGCTGCAGGAAATGTTCCCAGCATTCCCACATCAGTAGGTCATTCCCCAAGTCAGTCCAAAAATTGTTGGTAACTAACTGTTAATTCATTCAGATAAAAAAAATTATCCCATCCCATCCCCCAACCAACACCACAATTTGTAAATATAAGGGCaggaacatttttatttaatgatGCTATCTGACTTACAGGGACTAAACTACATGTCTCAATTAGTATTGGAAATGGATCTTTTGGTCCagagcaaaatccaaaaacaatgTTATTCAACACCTTTTAATaacacagtgtgcaagcttttggaTTCCCCTGAAATTATTAACCAGACTGGATGTTTAAAAAGAACTATAAGGCTTCACAGGATCCCGTGTAGGATTCagagggcacaaggcagggctggCTGGTGTCAGACTTGAGCCCTTGGTATGctgagaacaagcagcaaaaataaatattcAGCAGAATGGCCCAATAACGGACCAAACACACTTCCAATGCCAAATGTCATGTTCATCCATTAAAATGCTGAGCAGACGGAAGAGCCCTCATATTAACAATACTGGACATGAATTTTAGTTGAGTACTAAGTAACATCGATTATCAGCCAAACTGTAGTTGCCTCCCCGCCAACACAAAGactaaaaagcagccattttctgcttcTCTGATTCCAGCAGGCTTCGCAATTTGGTTTTAAGATTTCGGTACACATTTTGGTGTTTTCCCATTACGTTCTGAATCACCACCTTGtacctattcttttttttttggtggtggtgggggaattcaGCCTGTAGAAGAGTTGGAGGAATTCTAAAACCTGGTGACTTCTTTGTGACATTCTATTGACCTGATGTTAAATATATCATCATTATTGCTTTGGGGAGAGAGCCgggtggcgcagagtggtaagctgcagtactgcagcccaagctctgctcatgatctgagttcgatcctggcagaagccaggttcaggtagccagctcaaggttgagtcagccttccatccttctgaggttggtaaaatgagtgtccagtttcctgggggtatagatgacaggggaaggcaatggcaaactaccccataacaaaaagtctgccaagaaaatgttgcgatgtgacgtcctcccatgggtcagtaatgactcagtgcttgcacaggggactacctttacctactgctTTGGAGTCACTCTAGGAAATATGTACCTACCTAATAGACACAGGAGTTGTCTATTTAGTTCAACAGGAGTTGAACTAAACTCTTTGCACAAACACAAACTTCATTTGCTCAGCCTCTGCCCTCCAAAATTCCTAGAACACCCACTTCTCCTAGCCATGACAGCTTCCACTTCCTTCCTTTACTGCTATGAGCTTCTAATACATGAAAGCACAGCTATAGAAAAGATGTGCATGCATGCTCTCAAGGACTGAAGGGCAAAGCTCAGAGTGAGAGAGCATGCACGCACAGGCACATGCAGCCATAACAGAGCTACACTTGACTTCTCCAACACTGTAGAAAAGGAGATGCAGTCTCCTGCCACTCAGCTGTCATGTGGGCAGCTATTTCATCAAGCAGCTTGACAGGCAACATTTCCCAGTTGTAGAAGGCACATAAACACTGTCCAGACCAATCCTGTGACAACATAACATAGGAAACAGCTCTCCCATTTAAGATATGCGTAGCATTATGTTTGTATTCCAGATCTCACTTCCCAAATTACAGGATATTcataaacagttaaaaaggaaaatAGTACATATGGCAACGAACGCACACTATTGGCTCAACAAGACCGAAGAATCAAGACCTACCATTAATACAAACAATTTACTGATGAAAAGTCGCCAAAAATAACTCGGACAGTTTTTCTTAAGTATATATATTTTGCAAACACGTTCTTCCTTTCTCAAGTAGCAACCTCAGTAAACAGGATGAAAGATCTGTAGTTTTAAAAATCACTTATGCCAACTTAAGCTGTTACTCAGAATGAAACTTGACAACATTTATGTTGCTCCCTATTGAATTCAGTAAGGGGTCATATACTCTATAAATCAACCTAAAACTCGGTTACTGTCACGGTTTCCAGAAAAAGACACCATGGAATTCCAGTTCAGGACACACAGAAGTGTGTTAGTGACTACCAGCCCTCTCACAAAACTACAGTTCTCAGGGTCCATTTAACAGGAACACTGACAGTTCCAGATTCAAAATAGGTTTACATTTACTGTGCAGGCATGCCCTAAGGCTACTGATAAATGCCTTGTGGAGTAAACCCTCAAACCATAGCTTTTACAACAGTCTAATGTACAGTAAAGCACAACATCTAATCAATTTCCTAGCTGTGCACTTAGCTTGTTTTCCAGATGTCTCTCCTAAATAGGAACAGAGTGGGAAGAGAAGCTTTTAGAAGAATTAGTAAGGCAATTCAAAGTAGATGTTATGCTAAGATTTATGAAGGATTAATTTGGACTTTGCTCCATCATCAGTTTTCTACAAATGGATAGTTCTTTTCCCCTAGTGGAACCCATGTGCTTTTTTCAAACATGACATACATTAAGAAAATGCTAGCAATTTTTACTTCAGTATGCAGAACATCCAAGATGCATCAGAAAGTAAATGTCAGAACATGAGGCTCAGTGTTGGCTTAAGAGAGCTACAGTGTAGTCCCTCAGATTGCTCCAAGAATACTTTTTCACGTAATCGAAAGCTTTCTTCCTGGAGAGGACATCCAAGACAGTTCGCAAACACGTCATATGAGAGACAGTCAACTTTACTTCCCTATGCCAACTAAGGTATTCTTCATGTCTTACAGAATTCCTACATGGAAGGCATTTCTGGAACGAGGCTGGTGATGCAGCCCCTCACAATATGGTGAAGGATTGAACAGTGAGCTTACCTGGCAAATGATATCTCTGTTGGTGATGCGTACAATCATCCTGTATTTAGGAGTGTTGTACTTGTTTTTATCTTGAATCACCAAACGTTTCCGAGCATAGTAGTCAGTCTTTCCCTCTGAAAGAGAATAATAACAGAGCATGTTTAGAACCTGCAGATTCAGGTCCTCATTTACTTAAATGTACTGAGAGCGTGCAAAGACGTGAACTGTACCTCTCCTTCTCCTGAATTTCACTTGATATCTCTTGAAGTAGGCCTTATTCTTGACAACTTTGACGAACCCCTACAACAGAGCACAACAATGTTAATAACAAACACATAATCCTGAACAGGAGAAACTAAAGGTGTTACAAGGTTTTTTGAAATtgacaaacagaaaaacagacGTCTTTTCCAGAAAGTAGCAGGCTTAAAAAACAAATGAGCAATTAGTGGCACCTTTTCCTTACTGTAACACTGGGAATAACTCAGAACACTGAATTTCTGTACAGCTAAACTAGTTTTCCAATTTTTTGGTTAATATATTTGTATTCCAAAACCCACAAATTTTCACAGTGATTTGTCTGTCTCTATAAACCTTTATTGCTTCAACATACTTTCCCAGCCCTAGCATAAACCTACACACAATCCAAAGAGCACGAACAAGAAAACTATAATCAATGTTAAGTCATAAGAGACCAAATGGTAGGTTTATAAGGAACCACCAGCAGCATCTAAgagctattattattactattattattattattattattattattgtcatcaCACTGGCATTATTTTCACGCTGCATTTACTTCTAAACAGCATACAGCTAGCCATACCACAACGAAATAATTGACATGGCAGCCAAAGCCTACTTCCAAGAGCTTTTCCTGTATACTTTCAACTGGCAAACCCAACTTCTGCCACTCAACAAGGGCCTCTCTTAATTCTGATTTTGTAATCAATGTACACACGTAACACAGTTGTTTGTAAAGATCAACTTGTCTCCAGAAACCATCCGTACTTTACTAAGATAAGCATATATTTGAAAATGTAGTATGTGAATAGGTCTGAAGGGAATTTGTATTTCATACACTGCAAAGAACATAACTCGTACACCTGATCAGACATGTTCCAGGCAAAACACTACAGACAGCATACCAAGAAGCCTTTGTAATACACACAAAGCTGTCAAAACCAAGAGGAGATGGTCTTGGGGCAGCAGCTTTCCTGGGGTCGCTCAAAAGCTTTACACCACAGTCAATCCATCAATTCTTTACCACCCCTTTCTAATTTTGCTGCAACAGCCCAACACAATTACTTTACTGGACTGTCTAGAAGCTTACAGAAACCCGTCCAGAACTGGGACGATGCCTCCTGCAAGCCTCAGCAATGGGGACTTGTAACGCGCTCAGGTCATCCCACACCCACCCGCTGTCCCTACGCACCCCTTCCCAAAGCATGATCGCCAGCTAGGCCCGGCGCCATGCCTGCACGCCCGGGGAAGCCTTACAGACACGCGGGGCTGCGTTCTCTATTCCTGCAACTctcaaaggggagggggcaaggcTGCCCTATCTGAAGTGGGGGCGCTGAGAGAAAAGCGGCTATCAACGAACCGAGGAAGGGTCAAGCTTCGGGGCAGAAAGGGGGGCTGGGGAGCAAGAAAAGCCCTAACACCAGGCCTGGGGAAAGCGGCTTTAACGAGGAGACGGAAGGGACGGGCAGAGCCATTTGCCTCGCAACAGCAACAAGTGGCGGGCGCAACCATTAGGCCACGCTGGAAGCCGCTTCCGCAGCCAGGCCCGCCACTTCCCAATCCGACTCCATCCGTCCGGCTGGAAGCACCTAGAAGCCGGCAGTGGCTCCAGAAGGCCCAGCCAGcccatcctttcctgccctggcCGGTTTGGACACGGTACTGACCATGATTCTCGGTCCGCTTCTCTTTCGCTTTAGGCCGAGGGCCACTCAGCGAAACGTCTGCAGCACTTAACGCTGGCGGAAAAGGCCGAGCTCACTGCGCAGGCGCAATACGTCATCTGGCTGACGACGCGTAGCCGATCCGGCAAGAGAGGCCCCGACGGAAGAAGATGCTGCCGCGCAGAGGTTGGGAGGAGAAAAAGCGAGCCGTAGCTCTCTCCCACAGCCATCCTAACAGAGTTCATCATTTGCGGCTTGGCGTCGGGTAGGATGTGATTGCCTTTAAAAGAAAGCACTCTTCTGCCCCCTTGAGGCGCCTCGTGTCAAGCAGGCTTAATGCTAAGAGGCGCTTTTCTCCTCTTTCAGTCTGCTCGCTGCCTCCAAAACAACGAAGGAATTTGagcccactggcaccttagagatcagctaggtttccagggtatgagctttcgagagtcagagctcccttcttcagatactttgactctcaaaagttcgttccctgaaaatcttcctagtctctgaggtgccactggcttcaaatcctgctattttacAGCAGAACAACACGACTGCCCATCTGAAACTACCTCAAAATAACCAAACTATCGAAttcattgcagcataagctttcgtgagccagGCACCCCTTATCCACCCGTTtataccccctccttccttaATTCCTTCCTACTGCTCGTCCATCATAGTCAGTGTTGCACCTAATGCCAGGCAGTGTGCAGGCAGCCCTTTTCCAATGGCTGTGGCAGAAATCTTTGACACCACCTTTTCCcttatccttttagctggagatgccagaagCTGATCCTAGTTCGTTCTGCATGTTCTGAGCcataccaccccccacccccagctgcaaGGTGGCATGCAGACGCATCGATGGTGTTTTGCCCCACAAAAGCTTGTGCATCCGTAAATACAGGGAGCAGCTTCCATTCTCTAAGAGGCTTGCTAAACCTAATGATCAGGAGTactttggtggtagaaagtgccatcaaat of the Eublepharis macularius isolate TG4126 chromosome 5, MPM_Emac_v1.0, whole genome shotgun sequence genome contains:
- the RPL5 gene encoding 60S ribosomal protein L5 — protein: MGFVKVVKNKAYFKRYQVKFRRRREGKTDYYARKRLVIQDKNKYNTPKYRMIVRITNRDIICQIAYARIEGDMIVCAAYAHELPKYGVKVGLTNYAAAYCTGLLLARRLLNKFGLDKIYEGQVEVTGDEYNVESVDGQPGAFTCYLDAGLARTTTGNKVFGALKGAVDGGLSIPHSTKRFPGYDSESKEFNAEVHRKHIMGQNVADYMRYLMEEDEDAYKKQFSQYIKNNVTPDMMEEMYKKAHAGIRENPVHEKKPKREVKKKRWNRPKLSLAQKKDRVAQKKASFLRAQERAADS